The following are encoded together in the Microbacterium hatanonis genome:
- a CDS encoding NADP-dependent isocitrate dehydrogenase — MPDSTIIYTHTDEAPALATASFLPIVQAIARHADVDVETRDISLSGRVLAAFPERLSPEQQVGDALAELGGLATLPEANIIKLPNISASIPQLKATIAELQSQGFDVPDYPDEPTTTEQKDARARYDRIKGSAVNPVLREGNSDRRAPLSVKNYARKHPHRNKPFAEGSKTRVATLGHDDFRSNEKSVVIPGDDVLDIRHVASDGTVTTLRDGLKVLPGEIVDATFLSATALDAFLAETLATAKADDVLYSVHLKATMMKVSDPIIFGHVVKAYFADVFDRYGDAIAAAGLTANDGLGAILSGLPSIEGGDEIAAAITADLASGPRLSYVNSDKGITNLHVPSDVIVDASMPALVRNGGKLWGVDGGEDDTLAVIPDSSYAGVYQATIDDVIANGPLDPATIGTVPNVGLMAQAAEEYGSHDKTFEIAAPGVVQITNSAGDVLIEHAVEQGDIWRATQTKDIPIRDWVKLAVSRARASDTPAVFWLDETRAHDAKLIEKVRTYLADHDTEGLTIEILAPEAATTYSLERIRRGEDTISVTGNVLRDYLTDLFPILEVGTSAKMLSIVPLLAGGGLFETGAGGSAPKHVQQLVAEGFLRWDSLGEFFALAASLEHLADRAGNARAKILADTLDAATGTFLENDRSPGRSIGAIDNRGSHFYLALYWAQELAAQTTDAELAAVFAPVAEALAANEKTIVDELAAVQGTPAEIGGYYRPDPARVEAVMRPSTTLNGIIDRV, encoded by the coding sequence GTGCCTGACTCCACCATCATCTACACCCACACCGACGAGGCCCCGGCGCTCGCGACCGCATCGTTCCTGCCGATCGTGCAGGCGATCGCGCGGCACGCCGACGTCGACGTCGAGACCCGCGACATCTCGCTCTCCGGACGCGTGCTCGCGGCGTTCCCCGAGCGGTTGAGCCCCGAGCAGCAGGTCGGCGACGCCCTGGCCGAGCTCGGCGGTCTCGCGACGCTGCCCGAGGCGAACATCATCAAGCTCCCGAACATCTCCGCCTCGATCCCGCAGCTCAAGGCCACCATCGCCGAACTGCAGTCGCAGGGCTTCGACGTGCCCGACTACCCCGACGAGCCCACGACGACGGAGCAGAAGGACGCCCGCGCCCGTTACGACCGCATCAAGGGCTCCGCGGTGAACCCGGTGCTCCGCGAGGGCAACAGCGACCGCCGTGCACCGCTGTCGGTGAAGAACTACGCCCGCAAGCACCCGCACCGCAACAAGCCGTTCGCCGAGGGGTCGAAGACCCGTGTCGCCACCCTCGGGCACGACGACTTCCGCTCGAACGAGAAGTCGGTCGTCATTCCCGGCGACGACGTGCTCGACATCCGCCACGTCGCCTCGGACGGCACCGTCACGACGCTCCGAGACGGGCTGAAGGTGCTGCCCGGCGAGATCGTCGACGCGACGTTCCTCTCGGCCACGGCGCTCGATGCGTTCCTCGCCGAGACCCTCGCGACGGCCAAGGCCGACGACGTGCTCTACTCCGTGCACCTCAAGGCGACGATGATGAAGGTCAGCGACCCCATCATCTTCGGCCACGTCGTGAAGGCCTACTTCGCCGACGTGTTCGACCGCTACGGCGACGCCATCGCCGCCGCCGGGCTCACCGCGAACGACGGCCTCGGTGCGATCCTCTCGGGCCTGCCGTCGATCGAGGGGGGCGACGAGATCGCCGCGGCGATCACCGCCGACCTCGCATCGGGACCCCGCCTGTCGTACGTGAACTCCGACAAGGGCATCACGAACCTGCACGTGCCCTCCGATGTCATCGTCGACGCGTCGATGCCGGCGCTCGTCCGAAACGGCGGCAAGCTCTGGGGCGTCGACGGCGGCGAAGACGACACGCTCGCCGTCATCCCCGACTCCTCGTACGCGGGCGTCTACCAGGCGACCATCGACGACGTCATCGCGAACGGCCCGCTCGATCCGGCGACGATCGGCACCGTGCCCAACGTCGGCCTCATGGCGCAGGCGGCCGAGGAGTACGGCAGCCACGACAAGACGTTCGAGATCGCCGCTCCCGGCGTCGTGCAGATCACCAACTCGGCCGGCGATGTGCTCATCGAGCACGCGGTCGAGCAGGGCGACATCTGGCGCGCGACGCAGACTAAGGACATCCCGATCCGCGACTGGGTCAAGCTCGCCGTCAGCCGCGCGCGGGCCAGTGACACCCCCGCGGTGTTCTGGCTCGACGAGACCCGTGCGCACGACGCGAAGCTCATCGAGAAGGTGCGCACCTACCTCGCCGACCACGACACCGAGGGCCTCACGATCGAGATCCTCGCGCCCGAAGCGGCGACGACCTACTCGCTGGAGCGCATCCGACGCGGTGAAGACACCATCTCGGTGACCGGCAACGTTCTGCGCGATTACCTCACCGACCTGTTCCCGATCCTCGAGGTCGGCACGAGCGCCAAGATGCTCTCGATCGTGCCCCTCCTCGCGGGCGGCGGTCTGTTCGAGACCGGCGCCGGAGGCTCGGCGCCGAAGCACGTGCAGCAGCTCGTCGCGGAGGGTTTCCTGCGGTGGGACTCGCTGGGCGAGTTCTTCGCCCTCGCGGCGTCGCTCGAGCACCTCGCCGACCGTGCGGGCAACGCGCGCGCGAAGATCCTCGCCGATACGCTCGACGCGGCGACCGGCACGTTCCTCGAGAACGACAGGTCGCCCGGACGCAGCATCGGTGCGATCGACAACCGCGGCAGCCACTTCTACCTCGCGCTCTACTGGGCGCAGGAGCTCGCGGCGCAGACCACGGACGCCGAGCTGGCCGCGGTCTTCGCCCCGGTCGCCGAGGCCCTCGCTGCAAACGAGAAGACCATCGTCGACGAGCTCGCGGCGGTGCAGGGCACGCCCGCCGAGATCGGCGGCTACTACCGACCCGACCCCGCACGGGTCGAGGCCGTCATGCGCCCGTCGACGACGCTGAACGGCATCATCGACCGCGTCTGA
- a CDS encoding GNAT family N-acetyltransferase, which yields MADLRLVELSAATIVAVNTLSLKPGQEQFLAPLSYGIAATVVNPQTSWQRVVLDGDEVVGFVSANFDPEASVEHFRSVLWRINVDADDQGRGIGRFAVERLLDEARSRGLEHVDVIYESGEEGPEAFFQRVGFTPVGETEYGEIIAEVRL from the coding sequence ATGGCAGACCTGCGACTCGTCGAACTGTCGGCCGCCACGATCGTGGCCGTCAACACGCTGTCTCTCAAGCCCGGGCAGGAGCAGTTCCTCGCTCCGCTCAGCTACGGAATCGCCGCCACCGTGGTGAACCCGCAGACCTCGTGGCAGCGCGTCGTGCTCGACGGCGACGAAGTCGTGGGTTTCGTCAGCGCGAACTTCGACCCCGAAGCATCCGTGGAGCACTTCCGTTCCGTGCTCTGGCGGATCAACGTCGACGCCGACGATCAGGGCCGCGGTATCGGCCGCTTCGCCGTCGAACGCCTGCTCGACGAGGCCCGCTCGCGCGGCCTGGAGCACGTCGACGTGATCTACGAATCGGGCGAAGAGGGCCCGGAGGCGTTCTTCCAGCGCGTCGGCTTCACCCCCGTCGGCGAGACCGAGTACGGCGAGATCATCGCCGAAGTCCGCCTCTGA
- a CDS encoding lytic transglycosylase domain-containing protein yields MTPNDEIPARGSGFTWFALITGVVLLVVAGGWLATVNAGSTRADAPRVDSPAPAVEVSGQVGDQASFADQPQTNAPAVRVDAAWSARVAAAVGIPRRALEAYALADLVVDAEQPGCGIGWNTLAGIGAIETDHGRHGGAALGDDGYPSPAIRGPQLDGNGNAAIRDTDGGAWDGDAVWDRAVGPMQFIPDTWARWGADANGDGAADPNQIDDAALAAARYLCHSGSMTTTEGWRAAVFSYNHLDVYVDDVAAVANRYALDAG; encoded by the coding sequence GTGACACCGAACGACGAGATCCCGGCGCGTGGGTCTGGCTTCACGTGGTTCGCGCTGATCACCGGCGTCGTGCTCCTGGTCGTCGCCGGGGGTTGGCTTGCCACCGTGAACGCCGGGTCGACGCGTGCCGACGCCCCGCGCGTCGACTCGCCGGCCCCCGCGGTCGAGGTGTCGGGTCAGGTCGGCGACCAGGCGTCGTTCGCCGACCAGCCGCAGACGAATGCCCCCGCGGTGAGGGTGGATGCGGCGTGGAGCGCCCGCGTCGCGGCCGCCGTCGGCATCCCGCGGCGGGCGCTGGAGGCGTACGCCCTCGCCGATCTCGTCGTCGACGCCGAGCAACCGGGATGCGGCATCGGGTGGAACACTCTCGCGGGCATCGGCGCGATCGAGACCGATCACGGCCGTCACGGCGGAGCGGCACTGGGAGACGACGGCTACCCGTCGCCGGCCATCCGCGGCCCGCAGCTCGACGGCAACGGCAACGCCGCCATCCGTGACACCGACGGCGGGGCGTGGGACGGCGACGCCGTCTGGGACCGCGCCGTCGGTCCGATGCAGTTCATCCCCGACACCTGGGCGCGCTGGGGCGCCGACGCGAACGGCGACGGCGCGGCCGATCCGAATCAGATCGACGACGCGGCGCTGGCCGCGGCGCGCTACCTCTGCCATTCCGGCTCGATGACGACCACCGAGGGATGGCGGGCGGCCGTGTTCAGCTACAACCACCTCGACGTCTACGTCGATGACGTGGCCGCGGTCGCCAACCGCTACGCGCTCGACGCCGGCTGA
- a CDS encoding Pr6Pr family membrane protein — MNSRVAAILFRLSFAVLSLSAVAWQFFAGTVASGHSILNFFCYFTNLSNILISIVFIASAVRLIRRRADPSETLVSIRGGAVVYIVFVGIVFNTILAAGDIGAIFPWVNVVVHMIVPVAGLVDWIIWSPRRRLPFRVTLWWMVWPVVYSIFSLVRGAISGFYPYPFYNPAVSGGYGGVALWCVGLVVGFFVLAVAVWAIGNARHARAMTARA, encoded by the coding sequence ATGAACTCGCGGGTGGCAGCGATCCTGTTCCGGCTCTCCTTCGCCGTGCTCTCGCTCTCGGCGGTGGCCTGGCAGTTCTTCGCGGGGACCGTCGCGAGCGGCCACAGCATCCTGAACTTCTTCTGCTACTTCACCAACCTTTCGAACATCCTCATCTCGATCGTGTTCATCGCGAGCGCGGTGCGGCTGATCCGACGACGCGCCGACCCGTCGGAGACGCTCGTATCGATCCGCGGGGGCGCCGTCGTGTACATCGTCTTCGTCGGCATCGTGTTCAACACGATCCTCGCCGCCGGAGACATCGGCGCGATCTTCCCCTGGGTGAACGTGGTCGTGCACATGATCGTGCCGGTCGCCGGTCTCGTCGACTGGATCATCTGGTCACCGCGCCGCAGGCTCCCCTTCCGGGTGACCCTGTGGTGGATGGTGTGGCCGGTCGTGTACTCGATCTTCTCGCTGGTGCGCGGCGCGATCTCGGGCTTCTACCCGTACCCCTTCTACAACCCGGCCGTCTCGGGCGGGTACGGCGGAGTGGCCCTCTGGTGCGTCGGGCTCGTCGTCGGCTTCTTCGTGCTGGCCGTGGCCGTCTGGGCGATCGGCAACGCCCGGCACGCGCGCGCCATGACGGCGCGCGCGTAG
- a CDS encoding ABC transporter ATP-binding protein, whose amino-acid sequence MSATTVSGTAGEDRSDYTKAESRSIRRRSLRLLGSLVRPVRWQVLLAAVVLVISTALRVAGPALIAWGIDNALPAALEQADWMPTIGVVSVYLVAGFGGAALIGWYSIVAARLTQAVMLDLRKRIFLHTQRLSLEFHESYTSGRIISRQTSDLDTIRELLDGGLNELVSGVLYGGFTLIALLLLDWQSGIVVVVMGMPLYFLMRWFYLRSQGVYRESRVISAQVIVKFVETMTGIRAVKAFRKEPRNDEGFGDLSDQYRDVNMRSIRLFGILEPGLMAVAAVSVALVLLWGGLRVVDGTFAVGTLLGAVLYVRNFFSPLSEVAFFVNSYQSATAALEKVSGVLEEELTVPDPTDPVDLRKARGHIRFDGVEFGYSDDRVILPDFTLDLPAGQTIALVGTTGAGKSTLAKLVSRFYDPTSGAITLDGVDLRQLHPKDLRRAIVMVTQEAYLFSGTVADNIALGKPDATLDEIRSAARAVGADEFIRALPDGYDTDVNKRGGRVSAGQRQLISFARAFLADPAVLILDEATASLDMPSERLIQDALQTLLADRTAIIIAHRLSTVAIADRVLVMEYGRIIEDDTPEALIAGTGKFAQLHASWRESLV is encoded by the coding sequence ATGAGCGCCACGACCGTCTCAGGAACCGCGGGCGAAGACCGCTCCGACTACACGAAGGCGGAGAGCCGCAGCATCCGCCGCCGTTCCCTCCGTCTTCTGGGTTCGCTCGTGCGCCCGGTGCGCTGGCAGGTGCTGCTGGCCGCCGTCGTGCTCGTGATCTCGACGGCGCTGCGCGTCGCCGGCCCCGCGCTCATCGCGTGGGGGATCGACAACGCCCTGCCCGCGGCCCTCGAGCAGGCCGACTGGATGCCCACCATCGGCGTGGTCTCGGTGTACCTCGTCGCGGGCTTCGGCGGTGCCGCCCTCATCGGCTGGTACTCGATCGTCGCGGCGCGCTTGACCCAGGCCGTCATGCTCGACCTGCGCAAGCGCATCTTCCTGCACACGCAACGGCTGAGCCTCGAGTTCCACGAGTCGTACACCTCCGGCCGCATCATCTCGCGGCAGACGAGCGACCTCGACACGATCCGCGAACTGCTGGACGGCGGCCTGAACGAGCTCGTCTCGGGCGTGCTGTACGGCGGGTTCACGCTCATCGCGCTGCTGCTGCTCGACTGGCAGTCGGGCATCGTCGTGGTGGTCATGGGCATGCCGCTGTACTTCCTGATGCGCTGGTTCTACCTGCGCTCGCAGGGCGTGTACCGCGAGTCGCGCGTGATCAGCGCCCAGGTGATCGTGAAGTTCGTCGAGACGATGACCGGCATCCGCGCGGTGAAGGCGTTCCGCAAGGAGCCCCGCAACGACGAGGGCTTCGGCGACCTGTCCGACCAGTACCGCGACGTGAACATGCGCTCGATCCGCCTCTTCGGCATCCTGGAGCCCGGTCTCATGGCCGTGGCCGCCGTCTCGGTCGCCCTGGTGCTGCTGTGGGGCGGCCTGCGCGTCGTCGACGGCACCTTCGCGGTCGGAACGCTGCTGGGTGCGGTGCTGTACGTCCGCAACTTCTTCTCGCCGCTGAGCGAGGTGGCGTTCTTCGTCAACTCCTACCAGTCGGCGACGGCGGCGCTCGAGAAGGTATCGGGAGTCCTCGAGGAGGAGCTCACCGTCCCCGACCCCACCGACCCCGTCGACCTCCGGAAGGCCCGCGGCCACATCCGCTTCGACGGCGTCGAATTCGGGTACTCCGACGACCGCGTCATCCTGCCCGACTTCACGCTCGATCTCCCCGCCGGGCAGACGATCGCTCTCGTCGGTACGACGGGTGCCGGGAAGTCGACGCTCGCGAAGCTCGTGTCGCGGTTCTACGACCCGACGTCGGGTGCGATCACCCTCGACGGCGTCGACCTCCGTCAGCTGCATCCGAAAGACCTCCGCCGCGCGATCGTCATGGTCACGCAGGAGGCCTATCTGTTCAGCGGCACCGTTGCCGACAACATCGCGCTCGGCAAGCCCGACGCGACGCTCGACGAGATCCGGTCGGCGGCGCGAGCGGTGGGAGCGGACGAGTTCATCCGCGCTCTCCCCGACGGGTACGACACCGACGTGAACAAGCGCGGCGGGCGCGTGTCGGCCGGTCAGCGCCAGCTGATCTCGTTCGCTCGAGCGTTCCTCGCCGACCCGGCGGTGCTGATCCTCGACGAGGCGACGGCGTCGCTCGACATGCCGAGCGAGCGCCTCATCCAGGACGCCCTGCAGACGCTGCTCGCCGACCGCACCGCCATCATCATCGCCCACCGCCTCTCGACGGTCGCGATCGCGGATCGGGTTCTCGTGATGGAGTACGGCCGCATCATCGAGGACGACACCCCGGAGGCGCTGATCGCGGGTACGGGCAAGTTCGCCCAGCTGCACGCGTCGTGGCGAGAGTCTCTCGTCTGA
- a CDS encoding ABC transporter ATP-binding protein encodes MTPVTPASELSTARSLARLLPFVRPVKGRLILGGVSALVASLLALGIPLVLEAVVGGPIASGDPGLIAWGAAAVLALGLLEALMTWARRWFVLAPSTQVEYVIRTEFYKRLQRLPVAFHDRWQSGQLLSRMMQDISLVRRWFAFGLVLLVVNMLTILAGSVLLFSWHWVLGTVYVVCSAPLWIAGYLFEKQYGMLTRQSQDQAGDLATAVEESVHGIRVLKAFGRGGHLLGKFTRQAESLRVTELRKAKSVGLIMFWLVLLPDIALALCLGAGIVLTSMGQLDVAQLFAFFAMAAILRWPTESIGFLFSFLLDARTATDRIFEVFDEENTIVDPENPVALNEVRGALVFEGARFRYQDAAESERDLLDGIDLALRPGETMALVGLTGSGKTTLTTLPARLYDVTGGRVTLDGIDVRDLTLSDLRRHIGMAFEDATLFSATVRENVLLGREDLEPGSPEAEAAITEALAVAQAGFVHELPNGLDTVIGEEGLSLSGGQRQRLALARAVAAKPAVLVLDDPLSALDVDTEALVEEALRAVLADTTALVVAHRPSTVLLADRVALLEQGRVTAIGTHTELLRGNEHYRHVISSLEVEAAVRDTNTREIEVIR; translated from the coding sequence ATGACCCCCGTTACACCTGCCTCCGAACTGTCCACCGCGCGATCGCTCGCGCGGCTGCTGCCGTTCGTGCGTCCCGTCAAGGGCCGCCTCATCCTCGGCGGTGTCAGCGCCCTCGTCGCGAGCCTCCTCGCGCTCGGCATTCCGCTCGTGCTCGAGGCGGTCGTCGGCGGTCCCATCGCCTCGGGCGACCCCGGCCTCATCGCCTGGGGCGCCGCCGCGGTGCTCGCGCTCGGCCTGCTCGAAGCGCTCATGACGTGGGCTCGCCGCTGGTTCGTGCTGGCGCCCTCGACCCAGGTCGAGTACGTGATCCGCACCGAGTTCTACAAGCGTCTGCAGCGCCTGCCGGTCGCCTTCCACGACCGCTGGCAGTCGGGACAGCTGCTGAGCCGCATGATGCAGGACATCAGCCTCGTGCGCCGCTGGTTCGCCTTCGGCCTCGTGCTGCTCGTGGTGAACATGCTCACGATCCTCGCGGGGTCGGTGCTGCTGTTCAGCTGGCACTGGGTGCTCGGCACCGTCTACGTCGTCTGCTCGGCGCCGCTGTGGATCGCGGGCTACCTCTTCGAGAAGCAGTACGGCATGCTGACCCGCCAGAGCCAGGACCAGGCCGGCGACCTCGCGACCGCCGTCGAGGAGAGCGTCCACGGCATCCGGGTGCTCAAGGCGTTCGGGCGCGGCGGGCACCTGCTCGGCAAGTTCACCCGCCAGGCGGAGAGCCTCCGGGTCACCGAGCTGCGCAAGGCGAAGTCGGTCGGGCTCATCATGTTCTGGCTCGTGCTGCTTCCCGACATCGCGCTCGCGCTCTGCCTGGGCGCGGGCATCGTGCTCACCTCGATGGGACAGCTCGACGTCGCGCAGCTCTTCGCGTTCTTCGCGATGGCGGCGATCCTGCGCTGGCCCACCGAGTCGATCGGCTTCCTCTTCTCGTTCCTTCTCGACGCGCGCACGGCGACCGACCGCATCTTCGAGGTCTTCGACGAGGAGAACACGATCGTCGACCCCGAGAACCCGGTCGCGCTGAACGAGGTGCGCGGAGCACTCGTGTTCGAAGGCGCCCGGTTCCGGTATCAGGATGCTGCCGAGAGCGAGCGCGATCTGCTCGACGGCATCGACCTCGCCCTGCGCCCCGGAGAGACGATGGCGCTGGTGGGGCTGACCGGGTCGGGAAAGACGACGTTGACCACCCTCCCGGCCCGCCTCTACGACGTGACCGGAGGGCGGGTGACGCTCGACGGCATCGACGTGCGAGACCTCACCCTCAGCGACCTGCGACGCCACATCGGCATGGCCTTCGAGGATGCCACGCTCTTCTCGGCCACCGTGCGCGAGAACGTGCTGCTCGGTCGCGAAGACCTCGAGCCCGGGTCGCCGGAGGCGGAGGCGGCGATCACCGAGGCGCTCGCCGTCGCGCAGGCCGGCTTCGTGCACGAACTGCCGAACGGACTCGACACCGTCATCGGCGAGGAGGGGCTCAGCCTGTCGGGCGGCCAGCGTCAGCGCCTCGCGCTGGCTCGCGCGGTGGCGGCCAAGCCCGCCGTCCTCGTGCTCGACGACCCCCTCTCCGCCCTCGACGTCGACACCGAGGCGCTGGTCGAGGAGGCACTGCGCGCGGTCCTCGCCGACACGACGGCGCTCGTGGTCGCGCACCGCCCGTCGACCGTGCTGCTGGCCGACCGCGTCGCGCTGCTCGAACAGGGCCGTGTCACCGCCATCGGCACGCACACCGAGCTGCTGCGCGGCAACGAGCACTACCGCCACGTGATCTCGAGCCTCGAGGTCGAGGCGGCCGTCCGCGATACGAACACCCGGGAGATCGAGGTGATCCGATGA
- a CDS encoding methylated-DNA--[protein]-cysteine S-methyltransferase yields the protein MTTATIETIETPDGPFTILADAEGRVLSSGWTTDVETVLGRLAPSARPSGVSEGRTDAADAARAYYDGDVAAIDDVAVAQTGTALQLAGWAALRRIAPGEPLTYTGFAAALGQPRAVRAAASICARNAPALFVPCHRVLRTDGSLGGFAWGLEVKRRLLDRETAPRARG from the coding sequence ATGACCACCGCCACGATCGAGACGATCGAGACCCCCGACGGCCCCTTCACGATCCTCGCCGACGCCGAGGGGCGCGTGCTCTCGTCGGGCTGGACGACCGATGTCGAGACCGTCCTCGGGCGCCTGGCCCCGTCGGCACGCCCGTCCGGCGTCAGCGAGGGGCGGACGGATGCTGCGGACGCCGCGCGGGCGTACTACGACGGCGATGTCGCCGCCATCGACGATGTCGCCGTCGCGCAGACCGGCACCGCTCTGCAGCTCGCCGGCTGGGCGGCGCTGCGGCGGATCGCTCCGGGCGAGCCGCTCACCTACACCGGATTCGCCGCGGCGCTCGGACAGCCCCGCGCCGTGCGTGCCGCAGCATCCATCTGCGCCCGCAACGCCCCGGCACTGTTCGTCCCGTGCCACCGGGTGCTCCGCACCGACGGCTCGCTCGGCGGATTCGCCTGGGGGCTCGAGGTGAAGCGGCGTCTGCTCGACCGCGAGACGGCGCCGCGCGCCCGGGGTTGA
- a CDS encoding DNA-3-methyladenine glycosylase 2 family protein produces MSTTGMSFAERYRVIQSRDTRFDGQFVTAVSSTGIYCRPSCPARTPKEQNVSFYATSAAAHEAGYRACKRCLPEAAPGSPEWNLRGDVTARAMRLIADGVVDREGVPGLARRLGYSPRHLTRLLAAELGAGPLALSRAHRAHTARMLLVGTDLPAADVAFSAGFSSVRQFNETVGEVFGMPPTQLRARRRSHETTPGQIDLVLPHRGPLDSAGLFGWMAAHAIGGVEDASATSFARTLLLDGGPAWFSVALDVEGRVRMRARLSQLSDLATLITRVRRLFDLDADPIAVDSALSQHPLVAPLVARIPGVRVPGCVDAHEMLIRAMIGQQISVAAARTAMTRLADALGERVEGDEGATVLFPTMTAIAERGHDVLRGPAARIRAIVETAAALADGSLDLGAGDDAAEQRERLLALRGIGPWTADYVRMRVLGDPDVLLPGDIAARAGAAAAGIPADAAGLTAWAVRAAPWRSYLMAHLWYAAPVTQSWRAAPLPPEEKS; encoded by the coding sequence ATGAGCACCACGGGCATGAGCTTCGCCGAGCGGTATCGCGTGATCCAGTCGCGTGACACGCGCTTCGATGGGCAGTTCGTGACGGCGGTCAGCTCCACCGGCATCTACTGCCGGCCGAGCTGCCCGGCGCGCACCCCGAAGGAGCAGAACGTCTCGTTCTACGCCACCTCGGCGGCCGCCCACGAGGCGGGCTACCGGGCGTGCAAGCGGTGTCTGCCGGAGGCCGCGCCCGGCTCGCCCGAATGGAACCTCCGCGGCGACGTGACGGCTCGGGCGATGCGCCTCATCGCCGACGGGGTCGTCGACCGCGAGGGCGTGCCGGGGCTCGCCCGCCGCCTCGGATACTCCCCGCGCCACCTGACCCGCCTGCTCGCGGCCGAGCTCGGCGCCGGTCCTCTCGCGCTGAGTCGCGCGCACCGCGCGCACACGGCGCGCATGCTGCTCGTCGGCACCGACCTGCCCGCCGCCGACGTCGCATTCTCGGCGGGGTTCTCGAGCGTGCGACAGTTCAACGAGACCGTCGGCGAGGTCTTCGGCATGCCGCCCACGCAGCTCCGCGCTCGCCGCCGTTCGCACGAGACCACTCCGGGGCAGATCGACCTCGTGCTGCCGCATCGCGGCCCGCTCGACTCCGCCGGCCTGTTCGGCTGGATGGCCGCTCACGCCATCGGGGGAGTGGAGGATGCTTCGGCCACCTCGTTCGCGAGAACCCTCCTGCTCGACGGTGGCCCCGCCTGGTTCTCGGTCGCGCTCGATGTCGAGGGGCGGGTGCGGATGCGGGCGCGTCTGTCGCAACTGTCCGACCTCGCGACCCTCATCACCCGCGTCCGGCGCCTGTTCGACCTCGACGCCGATCCGATCGCCGTCGACTCGGCGCTGTCGCAGCATCCTCTTGTCGCGCCCCTCGTCGCGCGCATCCCGGGCGTGCGCGTGCCCGGATGCGTCGACGCTCACGAGATGCTGATCCGCGCGATGATCGGCCAGCAGATCAGCGTCGCCGCCGCCCGCACCGCCATGACCCGGCTCGCCGACGCCCTCGGCGAGCGAGTGGAGGGCGACGAGGGTGCGACCGTGCTGTTCCCGACCATGACGGCGATCGCCGAGCGGGGTCACGACGTGCTGCGGGGTCCTGCGGCACGTATCCGCGCCATCGTCGAGACGGCCGCGGCCCTGGCCGACGGCTCGCTGGATCTCGGCGCCGGCGACGACGCCGCCGAGCAGCGCGAACGGCTGCTGGCGCTGCGGGGCATCGGTCCGTGGACCGCCGACTACGTGCGCATGCGGGTGCTCGGCGATCCCGACGTGCTGCTCCCCGGCGACATCGCCGCGCGGGCGGGTGCGGCCGCCGCTGGGATCCCCGCCGACGCCGCCGGACTCACCGCATGGGCCGTGCGCGCCGCACCGTGGCGCAGCTATCTGATGGCGCACCTCTGGTACGCCGCACCCGTCACCCAGTCCTGGCGCGCCGCGCCCCTTCCTCCGGAGGAGAAGTCATGA